In one Zobellia galactanivorans genomic region, the following are encoded:
- a CDS encoding DUF421 domain-containing protein codes for MEEWFEFSWNALFAIGLSAVGIYAAVIIMTRICGKRSFSKMSSFDFAMTVAVGSIIATTILSKSVSLADGVVGIVAVYLLQMGAAFARRNDMVKKMMDNTPLLLMDGAIILEENLRKGRVAKSDLRAKLREANITELSEVKAVVFETTGDISVLHKEHRRPIEDFLLEDVQRS; via the coding sequence ATGGAGGAGTGGTTTGAATTTTCATGGAATGCCTTGTTCGCAATCGGTCTGTCGGCTGTCGGTATTTATGCGGCCGTAATCATTATGACCCGTATTTGCGGGAAGCGTAGTTTCTCAAAAATGTCGAGTTTCGATTTTGCCATGACCGTAGCCGTGGGTTCCATAATTGCAACTACCATTCTTTCAAAATCGGTAAGCCTGGCTGATGGGGTTGTAGGTATAGTGGCCGTATACCTTTTACAAATGGGGGCGGCCTTCGCCAGAAGGAACGACATGGTGAAAAAAATGATGGACAATACTCCCTTATTGCTCATGGACGGAGCGATTATTTTAGAGGAAAACCTAAGGAAAGGCCGTGTGGCAAAGTCCGATTTGCGGGCTAAATTGAGAGAGGCCAATATAACCGAGCTATCGGAGGTTAAAGCAGTAGTATTTGAAACCACTGGCGATATTTCGGTACTCCACAAAGAACATCGACGCCCGATAGAGGATTTTCTACTTGAAGACGTTCAGCGTTCCTAG
- a CDS encoding phospholipase A has translation MKAKSSIWILMGLLFLISDLNAQALTRQEVRDTMQNIPRFSIHKDNYFITGIPSNKPINSSTANAKYQISFKQIITRSMLPWETYLYLTYSQKAFWDIYKDSYPFKEINFNPTIGVGKAFYDSDDRIKGLASLVFEHESNGRDSIFSRSWNRLSLEYTTLLSQKTMLQVKAWLPYGYQSGNPDLIDYVGLGEVTLSHDFIRDRLIFEVKLRKGLSNDFKGMIRSRLQYRPFKHSSNQYIMLEWFSGHTENLIDYEQYHSMLRIGYVIKTNEFDILKRNRKRP, from the coding sequence ATGAAAGCCAAAAGCTCGATATGGATATTAATGGGGCTACTGTTCCTTATTTCCGACCTAAACGCACAAGCCCTTACCCGACAAGAAGTGCGCGATACCATGCAAAACATACCGAGGTTCTCGATACATAAAGACAATTATTTTATTACCGGTATACCCTCGAACAAACCTATTAACAGTTCAACCGCCAATGCCAAGTACCAAATCAGTTTTAAACAGATCATTACCAGAAGTATGTTGCCTTGGGAGACGTACCTCTATTTGACCTATAGCCAAAAAGCATTTTGGGATATCTATAAAGATTCATACCCGTTCAAAGAAATCAACTTTAACCCTACCATAGGCGTTGGGAAGGCCTTTTACGATTCAGACGACAGAATTAAGGGCTTGGCCAGTTTGGTGTTCGAACATGAATCAAACGGACGTGATAGTATCTTTTCTAGAAGCTGGAACCGTTTGAGCCTTGAATACACTACCTTGTTATCACAAAAGACCATGCTCCAGGTTAAAGCTTGGTTACCCTACGGTTATCAATCGGGAAACCCCGATCTTATCGATTATGTGGGCCTAGGGGAAGTAACCCTTTCACACGACTTTATACGCGACAGGCTTATATTTGAAGTAAAGCTCAGAAAGGGGCTAAGCAACGACTTTAAAGGTATGATACGAAGCCGCCTACAATACAGGCCTTTCAAACATAGCTCCAACCAATACATAATGCTTGAATGGTTCAGCGGACATACCGAAAACCTTATCGACTACGAACAATACCATAGCATGCTACGTATCGGTTATGTTATAAAGACCAATGAGTTCGACATCTTAAAAAGAAACCGTAAAAGACCTTGA
- a CDS encoding LacI family DNA-binding transcriptional regulator, which translates to MKTIKDIAEEAKVSTGTVDRVIHNRPGVSPKTKERIQKLLDKYDFERNILASTLAFKKKYTIATLIPTPASKNQFWSGPNKGLKSAAKEIQKYGVITHRYYFDQYDLKSYERALEQILKLKPNGVVFAPFFYNTSLAFVEKLKANDIPFVLINIDLETGDKLSYIGQDSFKSGYLCGKMMNIITAPKESIAILTSKKNVDSHLAIETRIKGFMNFFETNKNEKPIHKIFVESFAPKEVYRALTEEFSKPDHITGIFVPSSALFTVADFLQSENLQNIRTVGFDVHQKNLDYIRKGTIDFAIDQHPFEQGYMGVKILFEYLLLNKTPKPEYRSPMNIVTKENVDSFNVASAIEYSV; encoded by the coding sequence TTGAAAACGATAAAAGATATTGCCGAAGAGGCCAAAGTCTCTACAGGAACAGTGGATAGGGTTATTCATAATCGCCCTGGGGTATCGCCAAAAACCAAGGAACGCATACAGAAACTACTTGACAAGTACGATTTTGAAAGAAACATCCTTGCCAGTACCTTGGCTTTCAAGAAAAAATATACCATTGCCACTTTAATTCCGACCCCAGCCTCTAAAAACCAATTTTGGAGCGGGCCGAACAAAGGTCTCAAATCCGCCGCCAAGGAAATCCAGAAATACGGAGTTATCACCCATAGGTACTATTTTGACCAGTACGACCTAAAATCGTACGAACGGGCACTTGAACAAATACTCAAACTCAAGCCGAACGGTGTTGTCTTTGCCCCCTTTTTTTATAATACCTCCCTAGCATTTGTAGAAAAGTTAAAGGCCAACGACATTCCCTTTGTTTTGATAAACATTGATTTGGAAACCGGCGATAAGCTATCGTATATCGGTCAAGATTCCTTTAAAAGTGGTTATCTATGTGGGAAGATGATGAATATCATTACCGCCCCTAAGGAGTCTATTGCCATACTAACGTCAAAGAAAAACGTCGATAGTCACTTGGCGATCGAAACGCGTATCAAAGGTTTTATGAACTTTTTTGAAACGAACAAAAACGAGAAACCGATACATAAGATATTCGTAGAGAGCTTTGCCCCTAAAGAGGTTTACAGGGCCTTGACCGAAGAATTTTCAAAACCCGACCATATCACGGGCATATTTGTTCCTTCGAGCGCCCTGTTTACGGTAGCGGATTTTTTACAAAGCGAAAATTTACAGAACATACGTACCGTTGGTTTTGACGTACACCAGAAAAACCTTGACTATATCAGAAAGGGTACCATAGATTTCGCCATTGACCAGCATCCCTTTGAACAGGGGTATATGGGCGTAAAAATTCTATTTGAATACTTGCTCCTGAACAAAACCCCAAAGCCGGAATATCGTTCCCCCATGAACATTGTCACCAAGGAAAATGTCGACTCCTTCAATGTTGCTTCGGCCATTGAATATAGCGTTTAA
- a CDS encoding alpha-L-fucosidase has product MRRIYFVLIVLLAGNWGSAQEKKYEADWQSLKEYKTPDWFRDAKFGIYCHWGPYSVPEYENEWYSHWMYTSPNNPEHKQGKRFYEHHIKTYGPLNEFGYKDFIPMFKAEKFDPEEWADLFEKAGAKFAGPVSEHADGFAMWDSKLTPWNAKNMGPKRDIMGELAREIRKRDMKFIATYHRQWLFGWFPTWDESTDASDPQYADLYGPKLKKGDFQYPYSTKEIDEGIKRYYPVGDKKFNEEWLARLKEIIDNYNPDLVWFDNKMDVIDEAYRKEFLAYYYNHALKNDQEVVATYKFYDFAKGTAVLDVERARMSEMKSFPWLTDDSIDWKAWSHISNPDYKSANRIIDFLVDVVSKNGCLLLNITPKANGEIPAPVQERLLEIGEWLKQNGEAIYGTRPWHVYGEGSTRVIEGHLIERKNPDNTADDIRFTVKGNTLYAIQLDWPSSGETVIRTLGKNSKQLEKQIKSIELLGASDKLKFNRKPDGLYIYLPKKPVGKHAFVFKLTF; this is encoded by the coding sequence ATGAGAAGGATTTACTTTGTTTTGATAGTGCTACTCGCCGGAAATTGGGGCAGCGCACAAGAGAAAAAATATGAAGCCGATTGGCAATCCCTAAAGGAGTATAAAACCCCGGATTGGTTTCGCGATGCGAAGTTCGGTATTTATTGTCATTGGGGGCCGTATTCGGTTCCCGAGTATGAAAATGAATGGTATTCACATTGGATGTATACTTCACCGAACAATCCCGAACACAAACAGGGAAAACGATTTTACGAGCACCATATAAAAACCTATGGCCCTTTAAATGAGTTTGGTTATAAAGATTTTATACCCATGTTCAAGGCCGAAAAGTTCGACCCAGAGGAATGGGCCGATCTTTTCGAAAAGGCCGGCGCCAAATTTGCAGGGCCGGTATCGGAACACGCTGACGGCTTTGCTATGTGGGATAGTAAGCTCACACCTTGGAATGCCAAAAATATGGGGCCGAAGCGCGATATAATGGGAGAGCTAGCCCGGGAAATCAGAAAACGCGACATGAAATTTATTGCCACCTACCACCGTCAGTGGCTCTTCGGTTGGTTTCCTACATGGGACGAATCGACCGATGCCTCCGACCCACAATATGCCGATCTGTACGGCCCGAAGTTAAAAAAGGGCGATTTTCAATATCCATATAGTACCAAAGAGATTGACGAAGGAATAAAACGATACTATCCCGTTGGGGATAAAAAATTCAACGAAGAATGGTTGGCACGGCTCAAAGAGATCATTGATAATTATAATCCTGATTTGGTATGGTTCGATAATAAGATGGATGTTATTGACGAAGCTTATAGAAAGGAGTTTCTGGCCTATTATTACAATCATGCCCTAAAGAACGATCAAGAGGTAGTAGCTACCTATAAATTTTATGATTTTGCCAAGGGCACGGCCGTTTTAGACGTAGAACGCGCGCGGATGAGCGAAATGAAGAGTTTCCCATGGTTGACCGATGATTCTATCGATTGGAAGGCTTGGAGCCATATCAGCAATCCCGATTATAAATCGGCCAATCGAATTATAGACTTTTTGGTAGATGTGGTAAGTAAAAATGGTTGTCTTCTATTGAATATTACCCCTAAGGCGAATGGTGAAATTCCCGCTCCGGTACAAGAGCGCTTATTGGAAATAGGGGAGTGGCTCAAACAAAATGGGGAGGCCATCTACGGTACACGCCCTTGGCATGTATATGGTGAAGGATCCACCCGCGTGATAGAAGGGCATTTAATTGAACGAAAGAACCCTGATAATACGGCAGATGATATCCGGTTTACGGTAAAAGGCAATACGCTATATGCCATACAACTAGATTGGCCGAGTTCCGGTGAGACGGTCATTAGAACATTGGGGAAGAACAGCAAACAGCTTGAGAAGCAAATCAAATCCATTGAACTGCTTGGGGCTTCCGACAAACTGAAGTTTAATAGAAAACCAGACGGTTTATATATCTACTTACCAAAGAAGCCTGTTGGGAAACATGCCTTTGTTTTCAAGCTAACTTTCTAA
- a CDS encoding VOC family protein: MKTQAYLAFDGNCQEALNFYADSLGAEIKNRQTYADKKIDVPASYRDRLQHAELKGKGVHFMAYDAAPDTPLTEGTKIHLSIDLNDKKEAEELYGKLSAGGRIHHELREREWNALYGRFTDRYGINWMINCDLN; the protein is encoded by the coding sequence ATGAAGACACAAGCATACTTAGCCTTTGACGGCAATTGTCAGGAAGCCCTTAATTTTTATGCCGATTCCCTTGGGGCCGAAATCAAGAATAGGCAGACCTACGCCGATAAGAAAATAGATGTGCCCGCATCGTATCGCGACCGGTTGCAACATGCCGAACTAAAAGGAAAGGGAGTACATTTTATGGCCTATGATGCCGCACCCGACACGCCACTAACGGAAGGCACCAAAATACACTTGAGTATTGATTTGAACGATAAAAAAGAAGCCGAGGAACTGTACGGGAAGCTTTCCGCGGGAGGACGTATACACCACGAACTAAGGGAACGTGAATGGAATGCCCTTTATGGACGTTTCACGGATCGTTACGGTATCAATTGGATGATCAATTGTGACTTGAACTAG
- a CDS encoding catalase: MKSEETHETVSTRKDEQLEKHRVDYSNQPLTTKQGLKINDTNNSLKSGPRGATLLEDFLLREKIHNFDHERIPERIVHARGSGAHGYFELYDSIEEYSKAGIFTDTSRKTPVFARFSTVAGSKGSTDLARDVRGFAVKFYTEEGTWDLVGNNMPIFFIQDAMKFPDLIHSVKPEPNNEIPQAASAHDTFYDFVSLTPETLHNQIWVMSDRAIPRSLRMMEGFGIHTFRLINAEGRAHFVKFHWKPKLGVHSVTWDEAVKISGADSDFHRRDLWEAIEAGHYPEWELGLQIVAEEDEHKFDFDLLDPTKLIPEEMVPVKIIGKMVLNRNPENFFAETEQVAFLPGNIVPGIDFTNDPLLQGRLFSYRDTQLSRLGTHNFHQIPINKPIAEVRNNQRDGHMQTEIPKGRTAYFPNSIGGGCPYLSTVAEGGFESYQERIDAKKIRTRSESFNDHFSQPALFYRSLSDWEKEHVTSAYSFELGKCEIEHIKGRMLYLIDRIDSSLAEKVAKNLGMKVPSSIEKPINQAIGADADVESQQPTEKKIYLDESPKLSQAHTTFDSIATRQVAVLVGDGFRMSEFKIVKDALEKEGAMVKLIAPHGGTVTCDEGMEHQVDAAIMTTESVLFDALYIPGGEPSIAALRAQAKFTKFVNESYKHCKAISVSGEAEDFLKHTAIIDIHEDEAIFINENPEGFIKAIAQHRNWKRRKKAENIPA, encoded by the coding sequence ATGAAATCTGAAGAAACACACGAAACAGTATCGACCCGTAAAGACGAGCAGCTTGAAAAGCACAGGGTCGATTATTCAAACCAACCTTTGACCACAAAACAAGGTTTAAAAATAAACGATACCAATAATTCATTGAAATCGGGCCCAAGGGGAGCTACCCTTTTAGAAGATTTTCTTCTTCGGGAAAAGATCCACAATTTCGACCACGAGCGTATTCCAGAGCGAATTGTTCATGCCCGGGGGAGTGGAGCCCATGGCTATTTTGAATTATACGATAGCATAGAGGAATACTCCAAGGCAGGTATTTTTACCGATACTTCGCGAAAAACGCCGGTTTTCGCACGTTTTTCTACCGTTGCTGGCTCAAAAGGCTCAACCGATTTAGCTAGGGATGTACGCGGCTTTGCCGTTAAATTTTATACAGAGGAAGGCACTTGGGATTTGGTCGGCAACAATATGCCCATTTTCTTTATTCAAGACGCCATGAAGTTCCCCGACCTCATTCATTCGGTTAAACCCGAACCCAATAACGAAATCCCACAAGCGGCATCGGCACACGACACGTTCTATGATTTTGTTTCGCTTACACCAGAAACTTTACACAACCAAATATGGGTGATGAGCGACCGCGCCATTCCACGTAGTTTACGTATGATGGAAGGCTTCGGTATACATACCTTCAGATTGATCAATGCGGAAGGAAGAGCGCATTTCGTTAAATTTCACTGGAAACCAAAACTAGGGGTACACTCGGTAACTTGGGACGAAGCTGTAAAAATCAGTGGGGCCGATTCCGATTTTCACAGGAGAGACCTATGGGAAGCCATTGAAGCAGGGCACTATCCCGAATGGGAATTGGGACTACAAATAGTGGCCGAAGAAGATGAACATAAGTTCGATTTTGACCTCTTGGACCCTACCAAACTTATTCCCGAAGAAATGGTACCCGTTAAGATAATCGGGAAAATGGTACTGAACCGCAACCCTGAAAATTTCTTTGCGGAAACGGAACAGGTCGCCTTCTTGCCGGGCAATATAGTTCCCGGTATAGATTTTACGAACGATCCCCTGTTACAAGGTAGGTTGTTTTCCTACCGAGATACACAGCTCTCTCGATTAGGAACACACAATTTCCATCAAATTCCTATCAACAAACCCATTGCCGAAGTTCGAAACAATCAGCGCGACGGGCATATGCAGACCGAAATCCCAAAAGGGCGTACGGCCTATTTTCCGAATTCCATAGGTGGCGGATGCCCCTACCTCTCCACAGTTGCAGAAGGCGGTTTTGAATCATACCAAGAGCGTATTGACGCTAAAAAAATAAGAACGCGTAGCGAAAGTTTCAACGACCATTTCTCTCAACCCGCCTTATTCTACAGAAGCCTTAGCGATTGGGAAAAAGAACATGTAACAAGTGCATACTCCTTTGAATTGGGCAAATGCGAGATCGAGCATATCAAAGGGCGAATGCTATACCTGATCGATCGAATCGATTCGAGTCTGGCGGAAAAAGTAGCTAAGAACTTAGGTATGAAAGTCCCTTCTTCCATTGAGAAACCGATCAATCAAGCCATAGGTGCCGATGCCGATGTTGAGTCGCAGCAACCCACGGAGAAGAAAATCTACCTAGATGAGTCGCCTAAACTGAGCCAGGCCCATACCACCTTCGACTCGATTGCAACAAGACAGGTCGCGGTTCTGGTAGGTGACGGCTTTCGTATGAGCGAATTCAAAATTGTAAAAGATGCCCTTGAAAAAGAAGGCGCTATGGTAAAGTTAATCGCTCCACATGGGGGTACGGTTACATGCGATGAAGGCATGGAACATCAGGTCGATGCCGCAATCATGACCACGGAAAGTGTACTGTTCGATGCCCTTTACATCCCTGGCGGAGAGCCCTCTATTGCCGCCTTAAGGGCACAGGCCAAATTCACCAAATTCGTAAACGAAAGTTACAAGCACTGTAAAGCCATTTCGGTAAGTGGTGAAGCCGAAGATTTTCTAAAACACACGGCCATAATCGATATACATGAGGATGAGGCCATTTTTATCAATGAAAATCCGGAAGGTTTTATAAAAGCGATTGCCCAACACCGCAATTGGAAAAGAAGGAAAAAAGCGGAAAACATACCCGCTTAA
- a CDS encoding ferritin-like domain-containing protein produces the protein MNSDIKEIEESINDIIQKNEDAIKGYDQAVENSKEIGLKSYFQNKAIERRNFLLELKAATPALQTREEVEGSVTGALHRTWMDIKTFFSGDNDKAMLEEAIRGDKAAIDEYNEVLTDTHLPLKAAAVIRKQRDWLLDDLKTIKTLEDVR, from the coding sequence ATGAATAGTGATATAAAAGAGATCGAAGAAAGTATAAATGATATTATACAAAAGAATGAAGACGCGATAAAGGGATATGATCAGGCTGTGGAAAACTCCAAAGAAATCGGACTAAAAAGCTACTTCCAAAATAAGGCGATCGAAAGGCGAAATTTTCTTTTGGAGTTAAAGGCGGCAACCCCTGCATTACAAACGAGGGAAGAGGTAGAAGGTAGCGTTACCGGAGCCTTGCATAGAACATGGATGGACATAAAGACTTTCTTTTCGGGCGACAATGATAAGGCCATGTTGGAAGAGGCCATTCGAGGAGACAAAGCGGCCATAGATGAATACAACGAGGTGTTGACGGATACCCACCTGCCCCTTAAGGCGGCGGCAGTAATCAGAAAACAAAGAGATTGGTTGCTAGATGACTTGAAGACCATAAAAACCTTGGAAGACGTAAGGTAA